One genomic region from Candida albicans SC5314 chromosome 6, complete sequence encodes:
- a CDS encoding uncharacterized protein (Ortholog of C. parapsilosis CDC317 : CPAR2_602135, Candida tenuis NRRL Y-1498 : cten_CGOB_00042, Debaryomyces hansenii CBS767 : DEHA2F11858g and Pichia stipitis Pignal : PICST_60705), whose amino-acid sequence MKIITWLLYLIKINIVQIILNNSRNPSISLQYIHSSIFDHTPSKCTGDTLKEDIYSAERVWMNNITDIPVVSNEDYM is encoded by the coding sequence ATGAAGATCATAACCTGGTTGTTATACTTgatcaaaataaatatagTCCAAATCATATTGAATAATTCAAGGAACCCTTCTATTTCGTTGCAATATATCCACAGCTCAATATTTGATCACACACCTTCGAAATGTACTGGTGATACATTGAAAGAAGATATATATAGTGCAGAAAGAGTTTGGATGAACAATATCACCGACATCCCTGTGGTGTCAAACGAAGATTATATGTga